Sequence from the Oenanthe melanoleuca isolate GR-GAL-2019-014 chromosome 28, OMel1.0, whole genome shotgun sequence genome:
TCCAGCACAATGATATGTGGTTCCCTGAGCAGACTGTGGTGTCCCCTGAAATCCTCTGTGTCCGTCAGcatgtgctgggctgtgctcaaaGAGCCTGAATGTGATACGTGCGTGCAGTCACAATGGGAACAGATAAGATGTCATTATGAAAGCTGGATGTTCCTGAAAGCAGATGATTAGTTGGATACTGAGCAGTTGGGATGCTCTGAACTGTAATCTTAGTCTCTAATTATAAACTGTCCATCAGTTTGGCTGCTCAGACCTAACCTATAATGAAAATAGTTCTCACTTGAGCTTTGCTACCCCTTAATCTCCCAGGAGATGACATGGTGAGGAAGGCCCTTGAGGGCATAGAATTCAAATCTGCAATAAATGGGGGATAAAACAtcaccttcttttctttttctcaccaGTATTCGTTATGTAATGAGCCTCTGATCGAGCTGTCCAACCCCGGGGCCAGCGGCTCCCTCTTCTATGTCACCAGCGACGATGAATTCATCATAAAAACTGTGATGCACAAGGAAGCTGAATTCCTGCAGAAGCTCCTTCCTGGATACTACATGGTGTGTATTGCCCAGGACCTGGACCCAGCTCAGCTTTATCATGGCAGCTTTTCTGTCAGGCAGAACATCTCACAGGGCATATCCTCCACCTGGGTGTCTTGTGGCCTGCCCCCATGCCAGGGACAGTGTTAACAGCATGTCATGAAGCCAGTCCCAGAAGCACAAATCCTACTGATTATTTGCAAACTCTGTGAGTAAACATGAGGCAGATAATTGTGCCATAGTTTGGAGGCATGTTCTGGCCTCAGAAGGGCTTCCCAGGTATGTGTTTCTGAGTGTCCTTTTCCCAGAACTAGTTATTCCTCTTCACTTGGCAGCATGCATCTGCCCCAGCCTGCGTTTGGGGGTGGCTGCTGATTGCAGTCATAGATTAGTAAAACTcttaaggttggaaaagaccacCAAGATCATCAGGTCCAACCTTCAGCTCAGCACCATGATGGTCACCACTGAACCTTGTCCTCAGTTGCCACAGACTCATATTATTTGAATACTTCCAGGAATGATGACTCCTCCACTGCCCTGGACAGCTTGTTCTAATCCTTTACAACCCTTTCTATgaagaaatttcttcttatatccAACCTAAGCCTCCCCTAGCACAACTTGAGGCTATTTCATCTCATCCTGTTCCTTGTTCCTtgagagcagagcctgacccccacctggctgcacacaCCTGTCAGGGACTTGTGGAGAGCAaaaggtccccctgagcctccttttctccaggcaaTAATGCAACCAACTTGTTTTTGTGGGGAAAGTGCTACTGTCCTTGAATTTCTCTTGTTCTTGCTGTTTGAGGATTGTCCTGACTCCCACTGGCTGCAGTTCCAAGCTGGAGGCTTCCATGGTAGCAGCCAGCTTTGCACATCAGTCTGGGAAGGCAGGACATTGAGACCCAGAGACTTGCATTTGGTCAAGTAAATTGGACCCAAAGGTGCTGTTTTGGTGTAAAAACCAGGAGCTGGTCTCCTGCACAACTGGAGGCTCCAGCTTTATGGATGAGGACTCTTGGCATTCAGTTACAACGATTTGTTCGTTGTGAAGATGCCAAGGAGAAGATGATGAGAAGCCGTGCTGCTGCCCTATCTGTGTGCCTGGTGCAGTGGGTTTATGTGATCCTAACTGGTCCTGTGAAATTCCTTTCCTTGCTCAGTATTTACTGGGGAAAATTTACCCAAGAGAGGCAGGTTATGGGATTTCTGTGTGTTAGTGACAGCCAGGccaagaagaaattcttccctttgAAGGTGGGGAGGCACAAgttgctcagagcagctgtggctacccctggatccctggaagtgttccaggacaggttggatggggcttggagcaacctgggacagtggaaggtgtccctggccatggcaggaagTGAAACCATATGGTCTTTacagtcctttccaacccaaaccatcctgagATTCTGTGAATCATTTGCTTTTGCAGGTAACACTCACATTCCTGGACAGGATGAGTTTTCTTGGAAAGCACTGCCTGTTGCCTAATGTATGTAGTAAATCAGGTGTAGGGTTTTGAGTGGGAATGGAGTTGCACTGTTAATCCTGCCATCATCAGTCAGTGAATTCAACTGAACTTACCTGTCTGATGCAGGGTTCTGAGCTACCTGTTGCAGTTTTCCAGTGTCTGTGTTTTGTGGTGCTACCCTTGATCACCATGCTGATCCTGGGAAACCACCCATATCAAAGGAGTCAGGGAAAGGAAGCAGAGTGGTTTCGTCCTGAATTACTTTAAAGCTGTTTCCATTACCTGCCTCTTACTAGAGGGctcactgctgtgcccaggtgggtgAGCTGAAGGGAATGAAATTTTAATACAGTCACGTTTCTGCTGTCTGTCAGAACCTGTCAGGACTGTCTTTCCTGCTACAGCCTGCAGAGAAGCTGTTTCCTTCCCAAATGTGCCCAAAGCTGAACAAGCAAATCCTGCCTGTCATGTCATTCCTAATTATTCTGCTGCCTAAAAAAAGGAGATGACAGCAGAACAGGATATCCGTGCTCTCTGGTTGACTGCTTTATAAAGCAACTCTACAACAGGAGGAGAACatttatgttgttttgtttaaaaaacaacccTGTCCCTGGTTTATTCTGGGCCAGAGAATGGCTCTTGATTCTGACACTTGTGGAGAGATAAAGAGAGCTGTTATTTTTAAGCTTGAAGTTCCCACTCATTGTGTTTATTTCTCTCCcagtttggtttcttttttttttagctgctgtACTTGGGGAAAGCAGGGGATTTCCGGACTTGGTTATTTGCCCAGAGAGTGCTGAACATCTCAGTCCCTGTATTTTCAGGTCCTAAAGCCACTGAAATGCAGGACTTTGTCAAATGTGTACACTGAGCTCCTGTTAAGTTCAGAAAACCTCTCAGCAAAGAATCCCTAGTCCAACTGTTCACATGCTTTGTGGTGAACACAGCAGGAATTTTCTGCTCAAATGACCTTTCTCCATGCTTTTTTCCACCCTTGCTACAGAATCTGAACCAGAACCCCCGGACCCTGCTGCCCAAGTTTTATGGACTATACTGTGTGCAGTCTGGGGGCAAAAACATCCGTGTGGTGGTGATGAACAACATCCTGCCTCGAGTGGTGAAAATGCACCTGAAATTCGACCTCAAAGGTTCAACCTACAAACGCCGAGCatccaagaaggaaaaagaaaagtctaGCCCTACATACAAGGATCTGGACTTCATCCAAGACATGCCCGAGGGCCTGATGTTGGATGCAGACACCTTCAGTGCTTTGGTGAAGACGTTGCAGCGAGATTGTCTGGTAAGGAGGGggcagctcagggacagggtAAGGAACCTCTGTGGCTCTCGAGCATGAGGAAGAGCAGTTCCTGACTGAGAACCTTGCTAATGTGCTGACCCCAGAACAGGATCAATGCTTTCTCCTGCCCTTTTCCTGAAAGCCAAGCAGTAGAGTTGGATCTCATGGCAGCCTCTGAGGActgaggctgtgctgctttgcctGGCACATCACACTTTGGCAGCCTGCTCCACTTCTAGCTGTTCTACTGGTGCATTTTCCCAATCACTGTGCAGCAGATACAGTGGTGTTGTTTGCAAGCCTTCGGGCCTTTGGTGTGATTGTGGGATGGCCAAACTCTGTGCAATCAGGCCCAGAGGTGACTGTTGGTTCAGAAACTTTCAGGCTCTGTCAAAGGAGTTGTTAGTGGGGATGTGAGTGGGATGCTTTGCTTTGATTGCTTTGATTCCAGGCTTTGGGGtctgtatttctgctgctggcttGATATTTTGTCTTTGTTCTTGAATTCATTACTAATCTATAGGTATTGGAAAGTTTTAAAATCATGGACTACAGCCTCCTGCTTGGGGTTCATAACATAGACCAGTACGAGCGGGAGCAGCTGTCGGAGGGAGCCCACAGCACGTCGGATGAGAAGCGTCCCGTGGGGCAGAAGGCTCTGTACTCCACTGCCATGGAGTCCATCCAGGGAGGGGCTGCCCGGGGGGAGTCCATAGACACAGACGACACGTAGGTGAAACCTGGGCTCGCTCGTGCTGCTGGGAGGGCCAGAGGTGGAGGCTGGAGTGGGAAATCCCTAATGAGACCCACAGGAACTGCTCAAGGGAGCAGCTGTCCTGGGGTTTTGGTAGTCCTGCCATTGTCATGGGAAAGGGGGAAGCCAGGGTGGGAAGTAGTTCTGTAGGCTCTAGCCTCACAGTAGTCTCTTTTCTTAGGCCAGCTGTAGGTTGTCAGCTTGTGTAATAACCTCTAAACATCCACCCATGCCCTGGGGAGGAGATACTAGCTCAGTTCTAGCTCAACACCCAAATACTGGAGCAGAAGTAGGGATCAGCCTGTCCCTAGGAGCTCGGAGTTCTCCATCACTCCCACCTTTGGAATCCTTGGCAGTTCCCTGAGGCCATCCCAGTGGGGTTAGCAGACAGCAGTGTAGTGAAGTGCTGGAGTCACTGGtggagctggaggctgggagTTGTCCcaagcctgtgctgtgcttgaTCTGGGGTTCTGCCTGGCTCCCTAGTTCTTGAGCCAAGGAATGGTGGAGCTTGCTGCTGTCTAAAAccagctgctgtgggtttgATGGAAGGTCAGTCCTGAGAGCCGAGGTAAGACCATGGTGTTACCAGTCCTTTGGGCAGCATCAATAATTGCAGTGGCTACCTGAAGAAGTACTGGTACTCCTGTGCTTTGGTTGTGTGCTGGTGCTGATGGCACCTTTGGCAGGATGGCATTAGTGTGGATGGGACCGGGAATATCTTGTTGTTAAGCATTTACTGCCCTAATGGCAGACAGCTCTCACCATAAATAACCTGGCCCCCAGAATAAAGTAGGCAGGAGAAAATTCCATGGTCCTTTCTggcctgggcagagctgtgccacacaATTCAGGTTCTGTCATGATAGTGGTATTTGGCCATGCAGGCAGTGACCCTGGGACACTTGGGGTCAGGCCAGGTCAGTTGGTGACTCCTGTGGTCATGCACAAAGTGACCACATCACTTTTGGAATGTATCTGACACCACACCAGAGCCCCTTAGCTCTGGTTGCCCTTCCCCAGAGCTTGGGTGTTAGAGGTGCtctggctgaggctgcagctgctgaagttCTGCTTTACTTGCAGGATGGGAGGGATCCCAGCAGTGAACGGCAAAGGAGAGCGTCTCCTGCTGCACGTAGGAATCATAGATATCCTGCAGTCATACAGGTAGGTAACCTGGCAGTGTGTTTTTTCTGGCTGATAACATCTCTTTTAGTACCAAATGAAAGCAGGGGGGATGTCCTCTCCTGGAGACTCTGAGGTTGAGTAGATGCAGCTGCCCCAAGCTGGCCATGGGCTTCCTTTATGTTCTTAgaacagctggggacacacagccctTTGTCCAGGATGATGAGCTGCTCATAAAGGAGCAGTTTCCCACCTCAGTGTGGGAAACACctcttccagcccagctggaagTCCTTCCCTGTGGTGTTCCCAGGCAGTCCTGACCTGGctggggagatgctggagaAAGCTCAGTCCTGATGGCATTGGCAGCTCAGGGACCTTGCCCATAGGGTATGAAAGGGAGCTTGGTACCAAGTACGTGTCTGAATctgtatctttatttttctctccacttCTCCTTGGAATTAGGTTCATCAAGAAGTTAGAACACACCTGGAAGGCCCTTGTCCATGATGGGGTGAGTGcctgtgcagaggcaggagtTGTCCAAGCCTCCCAGGATTACCTGGTGGCTGTTTATAGAGACTgacctggcacagctgcagttGATGCAAGAAGCAGTTCTTGTCTCTAATTCCTGCATAGTAGGGTGGTGCCACTTATTCCCAGCCAGGTTTCCTTGCTCAGTACAGCTCCTCACATGTTGAGCTGTTGTGCTCACAGctttcttcccctgctcctatgtgtccttcccttcctcccatGATACCAGGAACAAACACCCAGGTGTGTGTGTTCCTGGGCTGTCAGGAGCCCTGTGCTGTTCTCTTTGGTGACTGGCTGTTTCCACTTCCACTAGGCCAGCAAATCCCTTTCCATATTTCCCTGCTGGCttcattcctgcagcagccaggtgtgtgTTTCTGAAAGAGCAACCTTGGATGTGGAAACCATTTTTCAGCCTTGCATTTCCTGGCTTCCCTTAAAATGGCAAAGGAAATGTGGAGATGCCAAGTCATGGGAGCACAGTCAAAcatcagaagcagaaaaagcttcagttttactgttttaaacaaaaaataatttgaaatgtgTGGGGCTAAATTTGGATGTCTCTGTGACATGCAAAGGTATCCAGGTGTGCTTGGAATGGCAGCCACCAAAGGCAGAAGAAATTTCATGTATGCAATCAGgccagtgtttaaaaaaatccaggaagtctgcaaaggaataaaatcaCCAAAATCCATTATAAAATCACAGCAAGAATATAATCAAGTGAATCAGAGGCAACGCTTCAGGGTTATTTATAGCATTAATTAGAGTGTTTCAGTTAAGCCTTTCCATTTTAAGGCTCTGTCAGTGCTAAATGTTGGAATAAAAAAGATTGTGTTGGTTGTTACAGAAATTCTGCCTTGAGGgatcattttaaaattaaacaattgttttttgctgttgtaGGACACGGTGTCAGTACACAGACCCAGCTTTTATGCAGAGAGATTCTTCAAATTCATGACCAACACGGTGTTTCGAAAGAATTCCTGTAAGTACCAGGTTCAGGGGCTACTGTGCTGTGAGGCTTTACCTTGGCCTTGCTGCTGCAGACCTCACAAGGAGTCTAGGTTGGAGCCTGAGCAGGGTTTTCCACTGTGGTacagctgagagagctgagggtgttcagcctggagaagactcTCAGGAGACtttagagccccttccagtgcctgaagggggcTTAGGAAAAGAAGGGGGAAGGACTTTTTATACAGGCAGATAGTGACAGGCAAGGGGCAATGGTATGGAGATGGCAGGGTTAGATTAGAAGTTAGGAAATCAGAGAGTGGCGAGACTCTGGCACAGCTTGCCCAGattcctggaaatgtccaaggccaggttggacagaaCTTgcagcaacctgctctagtgcccatgtccctgcccatggagtgggtggaatgagatggtttTTTAAAGTcgcttccaacccaaaacattccatAATACAGAGCAAAACTAAGAACTACCGAGCCCTCAGATTGTCACAGCTTGCCTTGGTCTGCTCAGGCTCCCACCCAGTCCCTGCACCTGACCTGGGTTCGGTCCGGGAGGGATGTGTGTGAGGGCAGAGCTTCTCCTTGTGAAGAGAGAAATACCTTTGGTGTGACAGTAGCTGGTGGTGGTACTTGGACCTTGtgtctccctccatcccccagctctgaAGTCGTCCCCCTCGAAGAAGGGGCGCAGTGCCTTGCTGGCCGTGAAGACGGCGGGTCCCACCGCGGCGTTCTCGGCCAGCCAGCTGGCCTCCGACAAGGATGACACCCAGTACGACCTGCGGGCGGCCAGGAGCTACCCCACGCTCGATGATGAAGGTGACAGCCCCGCTCAGGGTATTGGCTCTGTGGTTACCCTCTCTTTCCTAGCAGTTCCTTAGGATCCTCCCTTGTTCTCGTCAAGTTCCCCACTGTGCACCGACTGCAGATCTTTCCTCATGGGTAGCTCTTCATTGCATGtcttgctgtgctttgcaggTGCTAAACCTAACAAGGACAGGGAAGAAGGTAAGAGTGCATCATTTTGTCGCAGCACCAGCAGGTATTTGATGCAACACCTCTGCATCAAAGGAGACCAGACCCCTTCTTTGCAGCACTGTGGGGTTCTGCAGTAAAAATGGTCACCTGCATCACTGCTGTAAGACAGCAGCTGCCATGGGGCACCATAAGTCATAGCCCAAAAGCCAACAGAAAGTTGCATTTTctaccctttaaaaaaaatgggggtCAGGGGGTAGTGACTGGGAACTGCAGCACTCCAACAACAGTGTTTGGGCAGTTATTACAGGCAGGATCTTGCCATTGGAAAACAGGAATGGGCTGcttctgtgctgcctttccttCACTTCCATCTGGTTGCATTTACAGCTGAGGGCTGGAGGACAGGCTCCTCCAGTGCATGGGTTTGGATTGCTCCCTGTACACTGGACACTCAGTTCATCTCTTAATTTACTTGGATATTTATCTCTGGTGATCCAAGAGAGATTTGGTCACCAGTGCAAAGTCTTCATTGGCATTCTATGTCCTGCCTGTTGTGCTGAAAGTGGTGCTGACTGGCTCTCTCCAAAGGACACCTTGGGAGAAGCTGTCATGTTCATGGACCCAACTAAACTTCCTGCCTGTCTGTGGTTTTGAGTGCCCAGTCCCAGTACGGGTGTGCAGGCTCATGGTGGAACAGCCTCCACAGGGCTGGTGTAGGTGAAGTGTTGGTGTTTGACTTAATCATCTCTTCTTCCTGCCTCTCCCCCGACcctgctctgggccagcagGCAGGCCAGACCTGCTCCCTTGCACTCCTCCTTCCTTTGAAGAAGCTACTACGGCCTCCATAGCCACAACACTATCGTCAACATCTCTCTCTGTTCCCGAGCGATCGCCCTCggagagctctgagcagcccaggtACAGGTGAGGACactttccctgctcccactggCAGAGAGTGCTGCCACTGCTCTCCGTGCTGCACATCCCGGCAGGCTGCCCTGCACTCTAGAATGCTAAAGACCGATTTTAATTAAATCTCTCCTGGGAGCAAGCAGACATAGCTTTGATGGGATTAATTATTGCTGGAAGAAGTGTCAGCTGTTAAGTAGAACATCTCCCTCATGGAATGAGTAGGTAGATTTGGGGACAGTGCAGGATTTTTGGCTCAGATTGCTCCTCCaaactcttctgttttctttccacaggAGGCGTACACACTCCTCAGGGCAGGATGGCAGGTGAGAAATGGGTCTCCTGTCTTCTTGTCTCATCTTTTCTCTACTGCACAGAGAACTCATGTTTATCCCCATGCAAAGGTCTCTTCGAGGGCTGAGTGGGAatttcagctgctccaggattTTGGCATGAATGCTGAACTGCTTCTGCAAACAGATAATCCCCATTTCTTACACAGAATTTTCCTTGCAAAGCAGATCTCTTAGTGCTTTGAAAGTACCACAGTTGCTTGATAGGAAAGGGGAAAACATTGCTGTCCAAATTTACCCATCCACCCAGCACCAGAGTCAAGGAAGGTCATTTAAGTCCCTTTAAGCAAGTAAGTGACAGCAGGAACATTGCTTCTCTGAGCATCTGCCTGTGGCCTGGGCAAAGTGAAAGGGCTTTGACTTTGTGAGGCACTGAGCACCCTCAGTCCTCATAGAAGTAGCTTCCAGTGTTTTCAGAAATCTGTGAGACTTTTTCCCTCCTGTGGTGTCTCAGAGCCAAGGGCATGGTAGGACAGAAATGCTTTGCTGCAGAGGGGTGTCTGATTTAGAGGCtcatataattaaaatattgtgcATTATTGTGGAATTATTTTGCACCAGTAAAAATCATCCCATTGCCCCTGTCAGCAGGATCTGCACAAGGAGCCAGCAAATGCTGCCCTCTCTTTCCAAGACATTGTGTAGGTATAGTACGCTTTGAAATGACATCAGAGACTCAGTCCTGGGATGTGCCATAGCCAGAGGAGCCTGACAGGCTGATCACTTCTCTCCCTGCAGTCAGTGTTTGGTGCTTGGAAGGAAAGGTCATTGGAAGATGAGGGTTTGCCCCATGTTACAGgcatctgctgctgttccaagCTTTGAGTGATATGCTGAGTTCTGTTGACGTGCCCTGTGGAAGAATCCCTTTCTGTGGTGTTTCCCAATGAAAATACTTCTGGATGCTGCATGTTGCTGAATCCTGGTAAATTCCTGTCCTTACAGGGCAGGGACCTGCTCCCTATGTGAAGTGTCAGGGACTTGTCAGGACACCTCATATCCTGCAGAATCCAGTGTTAGAAATTGCTGAAAATTGGAGACTTAAACTCAGGCCCCAGTGGTAGGGCCCATGTGGAAAATGCAGTGACTTCATCCAGAATAGTTCAGACTCAATGGTACCTCATGGAGGGAAGGATCTGTTGTAGTATGTGACTGCTCACCCAGAAATAGGTCAGGTGAATCAGTGACCTGGGAGCATTCAGGGAGCTCAGTGGCTTGGTCAGAGTAGATCTGTCTGTCACAGATTTGCCAGAGCTACACTGACTGTCTGCAGGTGTGGCCACCCTTGCTGATTTTTGCCTAATCTGTCCCTTTCTAGAGCCAGTGCCTCCATGTGCCCTTCCTGAGAGAGAAGGGACCTGTGCACTTGTGGAGCTCTCTGGGATCCCCTGGGGAAAACCAGTGTAGACATAAATTTATTAAAGCAAGAATTTACACTCCTGAGCTGAGATGGAAAAAACCTTTACCCAGTTTACTCAAGGATGTGTCACATCTCTAGTTATTCTGGTCTGCTGGGGTCTACTCCAGATTTGAGGTCCAGCCCTGTGAGAAAGAATGTAATGAGTTCCTTGAATGGAACTGACCCCAGCTCTGGTCagtcagcctggagcagggcagtgctgtccatgtacccagagctcagcccttcTCTGACAACTGCCCCTCGCCTTGgcaggctcctgctccttcccatgGGGACAGTGGAgtcagccctgctggcacaAGTAATTACTTTAGTAATGAGGTATTAAAGTGAAGATTGTCAGAAACAGTTCCAGAGTGTGCAGATCAATCTGATCTCAAcctcagagcagctttggtgtAGTGGGGGTCTTGGAAGAGATAAGAGGCTCTAGCCTGGTGCCAGGCTAACTGTGGACACAAGTTTTCCCTAGAGGTCAGTTCTCTTTGCTCCCATGCTCCATCTGACACTGCCTGtctttcctgcagcactggctgttTAACACCTTTGCTCTTGTCCTCTTTTCCCACCTTGTTATTCCTGATTGCTGCAATCTTCAGGACTGACTCTTTTTCCTGGGAGTTTTGGTTATCCAAACCCTCAATCCTAGGAGGTCTGAGTGCTCCCTCTGAGCTAAAATCAGCCACTgagtctgtgctgggagcccagtgTCACAGTAGCAGCAGTAGCAGGTGTGttctgaggcagagctgcatgAAAGGCTTGGCTGGCTCTGGACTAATTCAGGCTGACCTAGAATTGAGAGCTATGCATAACTCATGCCCAGCTGAGTCTTTGGGCCTGTCTCTTTGGTTTCCAGGTCACACGAGGAGGTGCGGGTCGAGGAGGAGGTTCAGGAAATCAGTGTCGAGCTGGAGCCCAAGTGTGACGTTGAGATTGTAGCTCCTGAGGAAGAAGTCAAAGAGTGAGTGTTTTGAAGTGTTGAGTGGGTTTTGAGCTGTGGCTGCTTGTGCTGGAGGCTTTGCTGGAGTCATGGGTGTTTGGTGAGGCTGAGCACAGTTCTGACCTGACCTGCCCTGATGTGATGTGACCTTTCAAGATGTGACAGCATAGCATCTTCAGCTCCCCTGTAATAAATCAATTTTCTTGCTCCTGTCCTGACTGCAGTGACTAGATTGTCATCTCTTTCCCCTCTGCAGAGAGGCAGCTTCTTCAGCCTGTGCCATTGTCACATCCACAGCCACTGTAGAGGTGGAGACAGCCAGCCAGGCCTCAGAACCAGCCAGCCAGGCCTCGGATGAAGATGACGTGCCAGTCACAGACATATACTTTGTAAGAGACCTCCACCTGACCCTTGGGGTGTGATGGGAAGGGTTGGACAAGGCTGTCAGTATCCATTCCAGGCAGTTAGGTGCAAGGCACTGGCTGTCCTGCACCATCTTGGTGTGGAGCACCTTGAAACCTCGGtgctgggtgggtttttttaaatgcagggAACTGGATTAAACTTGGAGAACTCAAAACAGCATCTAGTGGGGCTCACACAGGTGGCACTCCTGCTGTGGATGTAGCTGTAGCTGTGCTGCTCTACTTCCAAGCACAAGTGCTTATCTAGGCCAGCATATTTGCTCTTGGGACAAGCCAAGGTGATGTGGGTGCAACAGAGAGGTTCTTCCTTCCTCAGCCACAGATGTTGGCTGCTTTCCTGACACAAACATGGCCTAGACCCAAAGGGAGGTGGTTGCAGAGGGTGACCTTGGGCTCTGGTGAACTCcggcttttcctttccctgcaggctgcatTAGGTGATGCAGTGGGAGTCTAGTGCTGAGCCAGGGAGTAAGTTGGTGGTTGGCAGCAGAGTGCCGTGGAGCCTGGCGCTGGTCCTCACTCAGCTCCCACAATGGCTGAGCAACTTCTGCAGACCAGAGAAGAGGTTTTTTAGCAACACCTACCTGTCCcatggattcccagagcagagctgagtgccTGTCCTGTGAGAGCTGAGCTCTCTCTCGTGCCTGGGCACTGGAACCCTCATTAAAAGAGGTGCCCGGCTCCTCCCTGCTCCGACTGTTGCTGTTGGTTCTGTGGTGCTGGAGATGACCTGAGCCCATGTGATGGGCTCCTTCAGGCTAAACTAAAATGCAGGCCTTTTCCTGGGCTTTTGTgactctgctgcagagctgctcactcaTTGCCGAGTCACTCTGAGGCTCTTGGGAGCTGTGGAAGGAATCAGCCGTTTTACAGCTTGTTTGGGGTTGGATGCATGCTGTTCAAAGTGCAAACGGCTCCTTAGTACCGATGGCCCCTCCTTGCCTGTGGATggcagctgtgtgcaggcagatCCTGCCTGCTCCCCTGGCAAGTGTCTTCTTACTAGGGtcagctgctcttcctgtcCCTGGGCATATGACTCCCCCCAGCTTGAGGGGGCACCTCTATCCAAGGGAAAATTCTGCAGTGTGTTCACAGAGAGTGTGACTGCTCATCAGCATTTCATACTTCATCTGAGTCGGAGTTTTGCATTAAATGTGTGTCGTGTGCTGTGGAGTGTTTGTCACTGCTGGGATGAAGGGAAAAGCTGATTTGAGCTCCCATGAGCACTCTCCTTGGAAAACCACTTGAGCTGGAGCTCAGGTGGGGCTGCACGCATGTGCTCAAGTagcaccacagctgctcctACAGGAGTGCTCAGGGG
This genomic interval carries:
- the PIP5K1C gene encoding phosphatidylinositol 4-phosphate 5-kinase type-1 gamma isoform X5, with product MELEVPEEAEGSAAASAGAITPEAGVGGPDASGGLGPKKTAITEGPSLPGQPGQGKKIGHRSVDASGETTYKKTTSSTLKGAIQLGIGYTVGNLSSKPERDVLMQDFYVVESIFFPSEGSNLTPAHHYADFRFKTYAPVAFRYFRELFGIRPDDYLYSLCNEPLIELSNPGASGSLFYVTSDDEFIIKTVMHKEAEFLQKLLPGYYMNLNQNPRTLLPKFYGLYCVQSGGKNIRVVVMNNILPRVVKMHLKFDLKGSTYKRRASKKEKEKSSPTYKDLDFIQDMPEGLMLDADTFSALVKTLQRDCLVLESFKIMDYSLLLGVHNIDQYEREQLSEGAHSTSDEKRPVGQKALYSTAMESIQGGAARGESIDTDDTMGGIPAVNGKGERLLLHVGIIDILQSYRFIKKLEHTWKALVHDGDTVSVHRPSFYAERFFKFMTNTVFRKNSSLKSSPSKKGRSALLAVKTAGPTAAFSASQLASDKDDTQYDLRAARSYPTLDDEGDSPAQGAKPNKDREEAGRPDLLPCTPPSFEEATTASIATTLSSTSLSVPERSPSESSEQPRYRRRTHSSGQDGRSHEEVRVEEEVQEISVELEPKCDVEIVAPEEEVKEEAASSACAIVTSTATVEVETASQASEPASQASDEDDVPVTDIYF
- the PIP5K1C gene encoding phosphatidylinositol 4-phosphate 5-kinase type-1 gamma isoform X11 — protein: MELEVPEEAEGSAAASAGAITPEAGVGGPDASGGLGPKKTAITEGPSLPGQPGQGKKIGHRSVDASGETTYKKTTSSTLKGAIQLGIGYTVGNLSSKPERDVLMQDFYVVESIFFPSEGSNLTPAHHYADFRFKTYAPVAFRYFRELFGIRPDDYLYSLCNEPLIELSNPGASGSLFYVTSDDEFIIKTVMHKEAEFLQKLLPGYYMNLNQNPRTLLPKFYGLYCVQSGGKNIRVVVMNNILPRVVKMHLKFDLKGSTYKRRASKKEKEKSSPTYKDLDFIQDMPEGLMLDADTFSALVKTLQRDCLVLESFKIMDYSLLLGVHNIDQYEREQLSEGAHSTSDEKRPVGQKALYSTAMESIQGGAARGESIDTDDTMGGIPAVNGKGERLLLHVGIIDILQSYRFIKKLEHTWKALVHDGDTVSVHRPSFYAERFFKFMTNTVFRKNSSLKSSPSKKGRSALLAVKTAGPTAAFSASQLASDKDDTQYDLRAARSYPTLDDEGDSPAQAGRPDLLPCTPPSFEEATTASIATTLSSTSLSVPERSPSESSEQPRYRRRTHSSGQDGRSHEEVRVEEEVQEISVELEPKCDVEIVAPEEEVKEEAASSACAIVTSTATVEVETASQASEPASQASDEDDVPVTDIYF